In Hermetia illucens chromosome 5, iHerIll2.2.curated.20191125, whole genome shotgun sequence, a single window of DNA contains:
- the LOC119658120 gene encoding uncharacterized protein LOC119658120 gives MGKLNEKLSKNYRSSNVNVFCEISDEIDEVMVLWKETYIVYTRVQEMFNFQNFVLLLGTYCNTVLQLYHSFVIYQSKSTESLTHSLYQELLFGTCAFGEMILFVYAASSAWETSRNVIDYFEQILTLPAIDERLAQNVQGHMMNSLLQVSKVTIYKMVDLDRQTMPFLVTATILYLTLLIQFHKTH, from the exons ATGGGAAAACTCAATGAAAAATTAAGCAAAAATTATAGAAGTAGTAATGTAAACGTGTTTTGTGAAATCAGTGATGAAATAGACGAAGTCATGGTCCTTTGGAAGGAGACATATATAGTTTATACAAGAGTTCAAGAAATgtttaatttccaaaatttcgtTTTACTTCTCGGTACATATTGCAACACCGTCCTGCAGCTATACCACAGCTTCGTAATTTATCAAAGCAAATCTACAGAGTCCCTAACTCATTCCCTTTACCAAGAGTTGCTGTTCGGTACATGTGCTTTCGGGGAAATGATCCTTTTTGTATATGCCGCCTCTTCAGCATGGGAAACGTCAAGAAATGTTATTGACTATTTTGAACAGATACTGACTCTACCAGCAATTGATGAGCGATTAGCGCAGAAC GTTCAAGGACATATGATGAACTCACTTCTGCAAGTCTCTAAAGTGACAATTTACAAAATGGTTGACTTGGATAGACAGACGATGCCTTTTCTGGTTACAGCGACAATCCTTTACTTGACACTCTTGATACAGTTTCATAAAACTCATTAA
- the LOC119657723 gene encoding cytochrome c oxidase subunit 6A1, mitochondrial-like, protein MEGRGLIVKGLKWTLRKTSAFYKRPTTRKSSSVGLCKGPDDNVKDSKPSWQFWKRISLMIALPAVALVTAGVMFTHEEVERPPFVPYEYLRIRRKRFPWGDGKKTLFHNPRVNPLPEGYEDEVQTPEGQEEEHGDGEEGKDI, encoded by the exons ATGGAAGGTCGTGGACTAATCGTGAAAGGTTTGAAATGGACATTGCGGAAGACGTCAGCTTTCTATAAACGGCCTACAACGAGGAAATCCAGTAGCGTTGGCCTTTGTAAAGGTCCTGACGACAACGTGAAAGACTCGAAAC CTTCATGGCAATTTTGGAAACGCATCTCTTTAATGATCGCGCTACCAGCAGTTGCGTTGGTTACTGCAGGTGTGATGTTCACACATGAGGAAGTAGAAAGGCCACCATTTGTTCCTTATGAATACTTAAGGATTCGAAGGAAACGATTTCCTTGGGGCGATGGGAAGAAGACACTTTTCCATAACCCACGTGTTAATCCTTTACCCGAGGGATATGAAGATGAAGTCCAAACTCCTGAAGGACAAGAAGAAGAACATGGCGATGGAGAAGAAGGGAAGGATATTTAG